One window from the genome of Magnolia sinica isolate HGM2019 chromosome 4, MsV1, whole genome shotgun sequence encodes:
- the LOC131242851 gene encoding E3 ubiquitin-protein ligase HAKAI homolog → MLQIRLSKIPSSEGGGGGAKPLPVETVTVACPDHLVLADLLVAKGLGTTSASSVVKTVGRRSRRHLGERVHFCVRCDFPIAIYGRLSPCEHAFCLECARSDSSCYLCDERIQKIQTIKMLEGIFICAAPHCLKSFLKRSDFEAHIHETHADLLQPSAEKEEGNEAEAMNISRPPSADPHIKQAALPDSSTARSQPRPNFSPNSNSQSHDREDKARRHQQPREQLPPKPLLQLKPPPFYSRNPHQLTEPQPDSNPHQGFDRPYNRFHHPQNFDSQGGPPLYRRDSDQFLPDKQPGILSEPPFADYPQPLNPLQPLSFQGPPNANQEPSPLPQFNYPPFPAEGGQPFYSNNYELARPELPSEGGGSEQGSLLGFPPAAPAGVGGFSDGYPRPWNMGLPGIPFEPMPVAAGQGIPEGFANPPDSQWRMPFFQGDYGRIPGGLPMNSPPLGKEGSEQQGSAADQKDGKGVLAPVPLPPPPPLPPPPLSQLKRAKFSSSGDMGREGQGYGWQNEKRGFGSGQD, encoded by the exons atgcTTCAGATCCGTTTGAGCAAGATTCCGTCCTCGGAAGGTGGCGGCGGAGGGGCGAAACCGTTGCCGGTGGAGACGGTGACCGTTGCCTGCCCAGATCACCTCGTCCTAGCCGACCTCCTAGTCGCCAAGGGCCTAGGGACCACATCTGCTTCCTCCGTCGTCAAGACCGTTGGCCGTAGGTCCCGCCGCCACCTCGGCGAGAGGGTCCACTTCTGTGTCCGCTGCGATTTCCCCATCGCCATCTACGGTCGCCTG AGCCCTTGCGAGCATGCTTTCTGTTTAGAATGTGCAAGAAGCGATTCGAGCTGCTATCT TTGCGATGAGCGTATTCAGAAGATTCAGACCATTAAAATGCTGGAAGGGATTTTCATCTGCGCGGCCCCTCACTgtctcaaatccttcctcaagAGGTCCGACTTCGAAGCTCATATCCACGAAACCCATGCTGACCTCCTACAACCCAGTGCAGAGAAGGAAGAAGGCAACGAAGCAGAAGCAATGAACATCTCAAGGCCCCCTTCTGCAGACCCACATATCAAGCAAGCTGCGCTGCCAGATTCTTCTACTGCCCGCTCCCAGCCGAGGCCCAATTTTTCACCCAATTCAAACTCTCAGTCCCACGACCGCGAAGATAAAGCTCGTCGTCACCAGCAGCCCAGAGAACAGCTGCCCCCAAAGCCGTTGCTACAGCTGAAGCCCCCACCTTTCTACAGCCGAAACCCACATCAGCTGACCGAGCCACAGCCTGACAGCAACCCACACCAGGGCTTCGACAGGCCCTACAATAGGTTCCATCACCCACAGAACTTTGACAGCCAGGGTGGCCCCCCACTTTATCGGCGAGACTCTGACCAGTTTCTCCCAGACAAACAGCCAGGTATTCTATCTGAACCGCCATTTGCAGACTACCCACAACCTTTGAATCCCCTTCAGCCCCTGAGTTTTCAGGGTCCACCAAATGCAAACCAGGAGCCAAGTCCCCTGCCACAGTTCAACTATCCTCCTTTTCCAGCGGAGGGAGGTCAACCCTTCTACAGCAATAACTATGAGCTGGCCAGGCCAGAATTGCCATCAGAGGGTGGGGGATCAGAACAGGGGTCCTTGCTGGGTTTCCCACCTGCTGCCCCAGCAGGGGTTGGGGGTTTCTCGGACGGTTATCCCCGACCATGGAACATGGGACTCCCAGGTATACCGTTTGAACCAATGCCTGTGGCGGCAGGCCAGGGAATTCCTGAAGGGTTTGCAAACCCACCTGATTCTCAGTGGAGAATGCCGTTTTTCCAAGGTGATTATGGCAGGATACCAGGAGGTTTGCCGATGAATTCTCCTCCTCTTGGTAAGGAGGGATCTGAACAGCAGGGCAGCGCTGCAGACCAGAAGGATGGCAAGGGCGTGTTAGCACCAGTTCCACTTCCACCTCCACCTCCGCTGCCGCCTCCACCACTATCACAGCTCAAACGGGCGAAGTTTTCCAGCTCTGGAGATATGGGTAGAGAGGGTCAGGGCTATGGGTGGCAAAATGAAAAGCGTGGTTTTGGAAGTGGCCAGGATTAA